CCCGTACGTATGTTGCGCCTGTTAAAGATTCTCGCAAGAGCCTCTTTCACTGTAGACCCCAAAACTTTAGAAGCACTTCAAGAATGTCGTTATGAGCTCGTTAAGAGTGCTCCGGCACGCGTTTTTGAAGAGCTCATTAAAATGTTAGGCTCTGGAGCTTCTTCTGAATTTTTCAAATTAACAGTTAAATATCAGATGTTAGAAATTCTGTTTCCTTACATGGATAAGGCCTTTCGTTTAAATAAAACTTTAGAAGAGCAAACCTTTTCCTGTTTAGATGTTTTAGATAAAAACGTTTCAAGCAAAAAATATAACTACGATCGCCATCAACTTATGGCAGCATTTTTATTCCCGATTGTGAATTTTAATGTACGTTATAAGCATAGGCAGCACCCGAGTTTATCTTTAACTGCTATATTTGATTATATTAAAAACTTTTTAGGACAATTTTTTGCAGATTCCTTTACTAGCTGTTCTAAAAAGAATTTCATTTTAATAGCTCTTGTTTTGCAGATGCAGTATCGTCTGACTCCCTTAGTGCCGACGAAAAAAATTCATTTCTTTAATCGGAAGTTTTTAAACCACATACGTTTTTCAGAGGCTCTTTCTCTATTAGAAATTCGTAGCTTAGTTTATCCTAAACTAGATAAAATACTTGCTGCTTGGGTTCGTCACTACCAAGCTTTACAATGTAAAAAGGAACTTCCTTCTTGAGTTTAAACTAGCCATGCTTCCTCTTTATCTGGTTCATGTACTGTATCCTATAGGATTGATTGCCAATTTATTTTTCGGTAGTGCGTTTACCATCCAATGGTTGTTGAGTGAAAAACGAAAAACCGCTTATGTTCCTAAGGCTTTTTGGGTTTTGTCTTCTATAGGAGCGGTTATGATGATCGCTCATGGCTTTATCCAAAGCCAGTTCCCTATGGCACTCCTTCATGGAGCCAATCTTGTTATCTATTTTAGAAATCTCAATATTGCCTCCTCTTATAAGCTTTCATTAACAACAACACTGGTAATTCTTGTTCTAACCTTACTTGTTACAACATTACCCTTTGCCTTAGCGGCCTACTACTATCCCTATATGGAATGGATGGCCTCTCCCAACTTTTTTCATCTTCCTCTACCTCCACCAAATATTTACTGGCATATTGTTGGCTGTTTAGGTTTATTTACCTTTTCCTCAAGGTTTTTTATCCAGTGGTGCTATTTGGAGATGAACAACCACTCGACCCTACCAGCATTATTTTGGCAGGCAGGTTTCGTCGGTGGTTTCTTAGCATTCATATATTTCATACGTACCGGAGATCCTGTAAATATCCTTAGCTATGGCTGTGGGCTCCTGCCTTCACTGGCGAATTTGCGTATCATATATAAGAAATCACGCTTACCTAAATTTCATAGCCCGAGCTGTTTCTTATCTGCAGGAGAGCCAAGCGGGGATACCTTAGGAAGTGATCTTCTTCGCAATATTAAGGAGCTAAATCCTAATATACATTGTTTCGGTGTTGGAGGACCTTTAATGCGGAAAGAAGGTCTTGAGCCCCTCATTCGTATGGAAGAATTTCAGGTGTCAGGATTTCTAGAAGTTTTTTGTGCTGTTTTCAGTTTATATAAGAAGTACCGAAAACTCTATAAAGCCATTCTTAAAGAAAATCCTGAAACTGTATTTTGTATAGATTTCCCCGACTTTCATTTTTTCCTAATTAGAAAGTTAAGAAAATGCGGGTATAGAGGAAAAATTATTCATTACGTCTGTCCAAGCATTTGGGCATGGAGACCTAATAGGAAAAAGATCTTAGAAAAGCATCTTGATACTCTTTTGCTTATACTTCCCTTTGAAAAGGAGATTTTTAAAGACTCCCCTTTAAAAACTATCTATCTAGGGCACCCTTTAGTAAAAACAATTGCTAATTTCCAAGATTGCAACGCGTGGAAACAACAATTAGAAATTTCTGACCAGCCTAGTGTTGCGTTATTTCCAGGTAGCCGCCCTGGCGATATCTTTAGAAATTTACAAGTACAAGCTCGTGCATTCCGATCTTCATCATTAGCAAAATCACATCAACTGCTTGTATCTTCTTGTAATCCTAAATACGACAAGAAAATCCTAGAGCTCCTAGACAAAGAAGGTTGTCATAATAATAAAATTGTTCCCTCAAAATTCCGTTATCAGCTGATGAGAGATTGTGATTGTGCTTTAGCAAAGTGTGGGACTATTGTTCTTGAAGCTGCTTTAAATCAAACCCCAACGATTGTTACTTGTTTGCTAAGACCTTTTGATACCTTCTTAGCAAAGTATATCTTTAAGATTTTTATTCCTGCGTATTCCCTACCGAATATCATTACAGGATCTGTTATCTTTCCAGAATTTATAGGGGGCAAACACGACTTTTCTCCAGAAGAAGTGGCTGCAGCGATTGATATCCTTGCCAACCCTATAGGTAAAGAGAAACAAAAATATGCCTGTCAGCAGCTTCTCAAGACTATGACAGAAAATGTAATCACTCCTAAAGAGTGTCTGCAAGCTATATACGCACAAAAAAATCGTTTTTACTTAAAGAATGACTTTATCAAGGAATTTCATCCTAAAAGCTCTAGAGCTTAATTCTACAATAAATCTGCAATGAGATTTACCGTTTCGATCTGCTTGTCTTTGAAGTTAAGAACAGCAAGTTAAAGAACTTACTCCTAGAGATATATGCGTTGTTGACTTACGAATATAATTACGTTATATGCAAGTTGCCTATGAAAAGTTAAAGCACCCAAAAACGTAGCGTTTACAAGCAACTTACTGTTAAATATTAAAAATTGTAACTATTTCATTTATTACAAATAGTTTACTTACAACGTAAAAAATGTTTTATAAGAATAATCGTTTTGAAACTAGCCCGTCAGGGCATTGTCTCAGAGATTATCTAAATAGAGGCGGAGCGTGATCTAGGCTTTGGTGGAACCTTTTCTGCTTCTTCCTGAAGGAACTGTATCATATTTGCTGCATATTGGAGATCTCGAGAAAGACGTAGTTGGACCCACTCCAAGATTTGAACTCGCTCTCTGGCAACTTTCAGTTCTTCGGGAATTTGTAATCGTTGCTGCTCTATCTTCTTATTAGCCTCGTAAAGCTTTCTGGCTACTTTTTTAAGTTCTCTTTCATAAGCTCGGGAATCTTCAAAATGAGCACATACCATTTCTTTTTGTTGATTGTCTTTCCACTCTTTGAATTGTTCTAAAGCAGTTATATGAGAGTGGAGGGTTTTGACATACTCTTGTAATTGTTCGACTTTTTCAATGTCGCCCGCCTGCTCATTAACTCTATCTTGTAGGTCCTGAATTTCTAAAAGCGACTTCCATATCATGGCGCCGTATCCTGCTCTTTCATGGCTATCTACAAAATCTATTTTAGAAAGATACGTACGGACATACTTCACTCCTAAACTAATTAAAGCTACCCCTATGAGAGCAGAAGTAAACAAAAGAATAGAACACAGTATAGGTAAGGAAGAAGCATAAGCAATCAACGCAGCGACACTTGCAAGAATGAGAACAATACCAACAGCAACAGCAGCAGTGTGCGATAGCAAACACTTCTTAAAACGATGCATAGGAAATTTATTTGTCGTGCTTTCAGGATTGACAAGGGAAGATACACTATTCATAGCGTGCAAAACTCTCAATAAAATGTAGAAAAATATAGAAGTGTTCTAGTTTTGATCTTCGGTATCATCACTAGCCCGAACCACTATATTATCAACCGCAAATTCTTGAATATCAAAAACATCTTTAAGCAAAGCATTTACTTTTTGGGCCAAGATATTCCCCGTTGGGATGGCTATTTCGTCTCCCTTTGTACTCTCCGTAATATATGCCTGAAGACTTTCTATCTGAGATTTCAATGCTGCGAGCTTCTTATTCAACTCCTCAACAACATCACGTTTTTGTTCTCTATTTGCTACATTATCAGTAATAAATATCTGAAGTGTGGCAATCTCCTGTTTTAACTCAGCCACTTGTTGCGTTAACTTCGCAATTGTTTGATCTTTATCACGGAGGTCTTGTGCTTTTTCACAAAGCTGTTTTGATAGTTGTTCAGAATAGTTTCTCAGACTCTCTACAACAACTTTTTCTGCCTCCTGAGACTGTCGTGCAATTATAGTTTCGGAATGGAGCAACTCACTATTGCTGCGCAACTTTTCTATAATAGCATTCGAAGTTATTGTGTTCTTTTCTAAGACTCTTTTTAAATCTGCTGACTCAGTACGTAAATGCAAAACTAACGCTGCTAAATCTGAGCTTTCCTGAGCCATGGCAGCATACCTACGTATCAGGCTGTCTAACTCCTCCTGTTTGAGTTTTAACACTTTTTGAACTTTAACAGTTTCTTTATCTAGTTGCGCCCGTAAATTACAAATATCGCTTTCTTTTTTAGATAAACGACTTTGAAGATCCTGTAATTGCCTTTGCAAATTTAACTCCGTATTCTCAAATATAGAACTCTCTACTTGACGGGATCGCACTAATTTAAAGACGATAGCAGAATGTATTCCTCCTATAAAAAAGAGCAGTAAAGCTGCGAGAATCACCCCAACAATAATCCCATGAAACACTGCTGATCCCTGAGCACCAAATAAAACAAGCAAAGCTATGCTAGCTGCTAGCACAGCTAGTCCTAAAATTGTGGCAACGACAGAAGAGATGAGAACGCTGTGTGGTTTATTGATATTATAACGATTAGAAGCTAATTGCTGCGTATGAACAAACCCTAAAGGAAGTGAAGATTTCATAAATTGCTCGCTAAACATAATATAGTGTAATAAATAACTCATTCTAAATAAAATAAGACGCAGACATTCAATACACTTAATGTGTTAATATCAAGCTGTTTGTTCTTAAAATTAAGAAAACCAACAACTTAATCTCAATTTTTTCCCCTAATATACAACAAGAAAAAGAGCTCCCTAGCTCAGATAAGAAGCCCTCCTTTAACACCCTCATGATTAAAAAATTATCTAGGAGATTCGCGTTCTGAAGAAGTACTTGCTTCATCATCTGCATTGCCTTCGTCCATAACCATATACGCGACATTTTGTTGATCTGTGGGAGATCCTAAAATGTTATTAGCTTCAAACCAATCTGCATCTTCGTCCATCTCCTCATCACTATAGGGCGGTTCTATCTCCATGCTCGCTGCTTCCAATCGAGATTCTAATTCCTGAGATAGGTTCGTAATTTCTTCTCTTGCTAATTGTAATTGTTGTTCTAGATCTGCTTTATCCGCTGCAAAGCGATGCAAATTCTCACCAAACTTGCTCTCACTATGCTCTGCTCTGTTAATTTGCAAAATAATCTCTTCTCCAAGACAATCTAGTTCGAGTCTTTGTGCTTGCAATTGTCTATTTAGCTCTTGTTCTACCATTTCTAAATTACGCACTCTTCGATCTAGCGATTCTTTTTCATCTTGATGCTCACGTACGGAAGTACAAAGATGAAAAAGGTTATAAACAGCTACACAGACAAGTAAAATAGATACGATTATAGTCAGAGTCACGAAAACAACATGAAGCGACCCTAGTTTTGCATGTGAGGCGACACGTACAGCAATTTGCGCCCCAAAGATAATAGAACTCAAGGCCATCGCTGTGATATTTACAACGCGATGGCCTTGAGGTCCATGCACAGTAAAACAAACAGGTGATCTGTTTACATTTGTGCCCGTGTAGTTAGAAACCCCATCCACAACTCCCTCTCAGATAAAATGAAAAATACATACGTATCAAGAAACACAAAAGTTTCGTGTATAGGTGACGCGAAGATATTCAAAACACCTCCTGAATATCTCGATGTTGACTTCTATCCTAAAATGGTCACTGAGGAATGGATACAAGCAATAATGAGACTGCTCTTTAGTCTCTAATTCTTCCACTTTTTTGTTGCTTCATTAAGAGTTTCCTCTTGATGATGGCGTAATGTCAAACTCGTAGCATGACGTGTTAAAGCGAAAAACAATACATTTATGTGTTTCTAGATATCTAAGAAGGAGAAAAAGAGAACAAAGCACCTTATGAAACAACTCATAAAATGCGTGGCTATTGAACTAATGCTTATAAAAAGCGACCCTATTGAATAGGGTCAATAAAACTGACATTATTAATTTAAAGGGCTGTAAACATACAGTCACAGCCTTTTATTTCATAAGTATCCATCCAAATTAATCAAGGTCTGGACCACTTTCACTGTCTAGGTTCCCTGCATGTACAGAATCTCCTTCTTCAGAAGCTTCTACTTCTTCTGTAGCTTCAACAGTTTCAGAAGCCTCAGCGGATTCAGGAGCTTTAACTACTGCAGCAGCTTCAAGTTCTGCAACACGAGCGTTTAATTGACCTATCTCTTGTTCTTTCTCAGCTATTTGCTTCTCTAATAAAACCGTTGTTTTTACGAAGTCTTCAAGTCGTGCTGTCTTTTCATCTAGTTCTTGTTGAACTTCTGTTAATTCTGAATGATCTTTTTCCGCTAATTTGAGAGTAGAAGTATACTGTTCTTGCAATAATTTAACTTCAGCTTCTAAAGCGGATTTCTGGTGTTGTGTGGCCTCTAAATCACCTGTTATAGCTAACAACTGTCCTAATAAGGAAGCGCTGCGCTCTTCCTCTTCGATTAATTGAATGGCCTTCTGTGTAAGCTGAGCTTTTATCTCTATAATTTCTTCTTTTAAGGTTACGCTGTCCTCAATACCTTTTGGATCGCTAGGAACCTGTCGACATCTTAACAGTTTATACATAGCCATAGATAGAAGAATAACGCTAGCACCTAGAGCAATTCCAATAAGAACAGTAAGAACAGTAATAGTTGTCGCTGTAGGTAAGGCAAAGAAGACCAAAGCTCCTACTAAAGGTGCGATAAGTACTAAGCCTTCTAATAAGGTAGTAGCAGCAGCAATTCGTCGATATTTACTCTCTTGTACGCTACAGAGTGGTTGTTTTTGTGTGATAGGTGGAGTTATCGTAGTAGTAGTGTTCACTGGGTTAGTTGTCATAAATCGCTCGCTTTAAATAAAATAGACTGTGAACATTGAAGCGGTCACAACGTTTTAAATGCAAGAACTTTATGTGAAACGACAAGTAAAAGATTTAGACAAAATTTTGAACGGAAATAAGCTGGAAACAAATACTTAGGGATGTTTGAAAGTTCTGTTTATTTTTATCTTGAAAAGCTAAAAAATACACGATGCCTCCACACGCTTACACAAAGAAATGATCATACATTTGCAAAAAGTGATTATAGGAGTATTTGGGAATATTCTTAGTACTCAGTAATAAGCAGTAACTAAGAAATTAAAGACCCCCTCACGATACAGGGATCTTTAATTAAGATGTGCAATGTTATTGTTTATCTTCGAAGCTCTTTAATTTATCTTCAGCAACTTTAAAAGCTAAATCTCTCGATTGTATCTCTAGGGATGCCTTCAAAAGTTCATTTTGAGCACCAAGGAATCTGGTTTTATAATCTTCCAATTGCGAATGAGCTTCATGTAGTTGACTGCGGAGATTTTGAATATCTTGTTGTGCTTCCTGTTGCTCTGCTAGTGATTTTCTTTCAATAGCATTAGGGCTTAAAGCCTCTGTACTAGCTCTAAGCGCTTCTGTGAGTTCTTTAATTTTGGCTTCTAGGTCAAGTATACGTTCATTGGAGTCTTCCAGAGATTCGCGTAGTGAAAACAGTTTACCCTCTCTAGCATCAAGAATTTCTTGCTCTAGTTCATAAAGCGCTGTGGAATCAATCGGGGCATTTGGAGGAAAATTAAACTCGCGCACTCTTGCTTCAAGTTCTGCATCACCATCACAATATTGCTGCAATCTTAGTGCTCTCAGACCATCGATTCTATTTTTTCTTGTGGCAGGCTTCTTGGAACGGAAAAGATCGTATAGAGAACTTTCTAATTCAAAAAGCCCTTGATAATCGATCCTTTTTTCTGCATCCTCAGCAAATAGGAAAGCTTGACGCGCTAATGTAGAACCTTGACTGAGTCTTTCCAATCTTTCGATTCTTTTCTGTGCCATACGCACGCGATCCTTATTGTCTTTACTCATATTTGTTCTTATTCTTTGTCTTGCCACTTCTAACTTAGCTATACTGCTTTGTCTCTCAGGATCCGACGTAAGTTTCATAGATTTCTTGTTTGTATGCTGTTGAACGGTTCTTTCTAATTCTCTATTTCGATTCTCTAGTCTTGAAATCGTAGTAGTATTTTCTCCTATTTGCAAACTCAGTTCTGCTATCTGTCTTTGTAAACCTACAACAGTACGGCCAGGTTCTCTTTTTAATTTCCCGATAGTAGCTTCCAATTCTCGAGTTTTAGATTGACTTTCTTTTAATTCCAACTCTACTTCTTTTCTTTTACTTACCTGATTAGCTATCTGTTCTCTAGCCACTCTCTGAGTCTGCATTTTTGCATTCGAAATGCGAACTATTTCCTCATCTAGCTGAGAGACTTTTCTCTGTTTTGCCTCATTTTCTCTTTGTAGACGCGTAATGTTATCCTCTAATTCCCTTAATTCCCTTCTTAGAGCTTGGTGGGCCTCGACTTGATTCCCAACTTCATTTGAAGAAGACACATGCTCTTTTCGCAAATCCTGCATAGTCTTTTCAAGAGTAGAACAGGTGTTCTTAAGTTCAGCTATTTCTCTT
The Chlamydia caviae GPIC genome window above contains:
- the pcnB gene encoding polynucleotide adenylyltransferase PcnB, whose translation is MVCDNKTLFRRGLELFRKISKSAPTPIIYSAADHNIKLKDFSPHALSVVKTLRKAGHKAYIVGGCIRDLLLNTTPKDFDISTSAKPEEIKAVFKNCILVGKRFRLAHIRFSNQIIEVSTFRSGSADEDYLITKDNLWGTAEEDVLRRDFTINGLFYDPAEETIIDYTGGVSDLQNRYLRTIGDPFVRFKQDPVRMLRLLKILARASFTVDPKTLEALQECRYELVKSAPARVFEELIKMLGSGASSEFFKLTVKYQMLEILFPYMDKAFRLNKTLEEQTFSCLDVLDKNVSSKKYNYDRHQLMAAFLFPIVNFNVRYKHRQHPSLSLTAIFDYIKNFLGQFFADSFTSCSKKNFILIALVLQMQYRLTPLVPTKKIHFFNRKFLNHIRFSEALSLLEIRSLVYPKLDKILAAWVRHYQALQCKKELPS
- the lpxB gene encoding lipid-A-disaccharide synthase produces the protein MLPLYLVHVLYPIGLIANLFFGSAFTIQWLLSEKRKTAYVPKAFWVLSSIGAVMMIAHGFIQSQFPMALLHGANLVIYFRNLNIASSYKLSLTTTLVILVLTLLVTTLPFALAAYYYPYMEWMASPNFFHLPLPPPNIYWHIVGCLGLFTFSSRFFIQWCYLEMNNHSTLPALFWQAGFVGGFLAFIYFIRTGDPVNILSYGCGLLPSLANLRIIYKKSRLPKFHSPSCFLSAGEPSGDTLGSDLLRNIKELNPNIHCFGVGGPLMRKEGLEPLIRMEEFQVSGFLEVFCAVFSLYKKYRKLYKAILKENPETVFCIDFPDFHFFLIRKLRKCGYRGKIIHYVCPSIWAWRPNRKKILEKHLDTLLLILPFEKEIFKDSPLKTIYLGHPLVKTIANFQDCNAWKQQLEISDQPSVALFPGSRPGDIFRNLQVQARAFRSSSLAKSHQLLVSSCNPKYDKKILELLDKEGCHNNKIVPSKFRYQLMRDCDCALAKCGTIVLEAALNQTPTIVTCLLRPFDTFLAKYIFKIFIPAYSLPNIITGSVIFPEFIGGKHDFSPEEVAAAIDILANPIGKEKQKYACQQLLKTMTENVITPKECLQAIYAQKNRFYLKNDFIKEFHPKSSRA
- a CDS encoding IncA family protein, encoding MNSVSSLVNPESTTNKFPMHRFKKCLLSHTAAVAVGIVLILASVAALIAYASSLPILCSILLFTSALIGVALISLGVKYVRTYLSKIDFVDSHERAGYGAMIWKSLLEIQDLQDRVNEQAGDIEKVEQLQEYVKTLHSHITALEQFKEWKDNQQKEMVCAHFEDSRAYERELKKVARKLYEANKKIEQQRLQIPEELKVARERVQILEWVQLRLSRDLQYAANMIQFLQEEAEKVPPKPRSRSASI
- a CDS encoding IncA family protein, producing the protein MKSSLPLGFVHTQQLASNRYNINKPHSVLISSVVATILGLAVLAASIALLVLFGAQGSAVFHGIIVGVILAALLLFFIGGIHSAIVFKLVRSRQVESSIFENTELNLQRQLQDLQSRLSKKESDICNLRAQLDKETVKVQKVLKLKQEELDSLIRRYAAMAQESSDLAALVLHLRTESADLKRVLEKNTITSNAIIEKLRSNSELLHSETIIARQSQEAEKVVVESLRNYSEQLSKQLCEKAQDLRDKDQTIAKLTQQVAELKQEIATLQIFITDNVANREQKRDVVEELNKKLAALKSQIESLQAYITESTKGDEIAIPTGNILAQKVNALLKDVFDIQEFAVDNIVVRASDDTEDQN
- a CDS encoding IncA family protein, with protein sequence MTTNPVNTTTTITPPITQKQPLCSVQESKYRRIAAATTLLEGLVLIAPLVGALVFFALPTATTITVLTVLIGIALGASVILLSMAMYKLLRCRQVPSDPKGIEDSVTLKEEIIEIKAQLTQKAIQLIEEEERSASLLGQLLAITGDLEATQHQKSALEAEVKLLQEQYTSTLKLAEKDHSELTEVQQELDEKTARLEDFVKTTVLLEKQIAEKEQEIGQLNARVAELEAAAVVKAPESAEASETVEATEEVEASEEGDSVHAGNLDSESGPDLD
- a CDS encoding IncA family protein; translated protein: MIKANSSKVCLVINVFSIVLSLLILVTGITTLIFFSVGLGMMHSAILGMCVLAAVFFLVMNAYYLANRKHTVGMSALQNQRISQDSTRSSLQGAPTSLGTSQVFSEIQGELSSKNQQIQEMQAERERMSARILELEARALRCQEDQGRICGFEEQENSSLITLNNERRTFESRIHDLEQALSDAESQSQSHTSVLESTLKTLQEERLQLQNRIAELETTVATHAERTSATLTTELERQLAEKDEEIQQLQALKLQVYNELTLVQQSLDNEAENNGKIAKRFEKLRVALETERDEFRARCLELEAAKVQLGVLLSNASRSSSSNIVEYESEINRLNVARRNAEEKIVILQKKLNFKKEEISAIDAGLREKEHCHKEEISQLKQNQLEMSSRIQGLEQELIDAASEQERSAQAFVDGRSEYEREIAELKNTCSTLEKTMQDLRKEHVSSSNEVGNQVEAHQALRRELRELEDNITRLQRENEAKQRKVSQLDEEIVRISNAKMQTQRVAREQIANQVSKRKEVELELKESQSKTRELEATIGKLKREPGRTVVGLQRQIAELSLQIGENTTTISRLENRNRELERTVQQHTNKKSMKLTSDPERQSSIAKLEVARQRIRTNMSKDNKDRVRMAQKRIERLERLSQGSTLARQAFLFAEDAEKRIDYQGLFELESSLYDLFRSKKPATRKNRIDGLRALRLQQYCDGDAELEARVREFNFPPNAPIDSTALYELEQEILDAREGKLFSLRESLEDSNERILDLEAKIKELTEALRASTEALSPNAIERKSLAEQQEAQQDIQNLRSQLHEAHSQLEDYKTRFLGAQNELLKASLEIQSRDLAFKVAEDKLKSFEDKQ